TTTCGATCGGGAAAACAGGAACCGGCTCGACGAATATCACGACAGATGAATATCAACAGCTGGTGGCGGAGAACAAGGAACTCGAAAAAACGAACGAGCAACTCAAGCGGACCTTGGGTGAACAGGCGCTTGAAGTGTCCATCTTGCGTGACCTGTTAAAAAAAGCGAACCCTCACTTGCGGACAAAATAGACATCGCAAGAAAGTGGATAGCCAAAGGCTACGCTGTAAGCCGGGTGCTACGCATTGTGGGGGTCTCTCGTTCCACTTACTATTTCCAACAGACACATGAGCCCAAACCACGAGTCTACCGCGGTGGGAGACCGATACCTGGTTACTCGTTGACGGTGGATGGGCGAAAAGTCAGCGACGGACAAATCAAAGAATGGCTGATGGAAGAGATCGAATCGGATGGACTGGGCTATGGATACGTCAAGTTGATGATCCAATTACGCAGACACCATGGACTGGTCATCAACAAGAAGAAGGTATATCGGCTGTGTAAGGAGCTGGGGATCCTCAAACCGCAACGTCCTGTAAAACATTCATACCCGAGCGTTTTGCAGAATTCGATTTTTCACCGTTTCTCGCACATATATAGTGTACGAAATATCAATGGAACACTATATATAGTGTCAAATGCGTTGTGAACGTTAATTCTGCAAAACGCTCACCCAAGAAAATTAGCCCGGAATCGGGATATTACCGCACCAAATCAACTGTGGGAGGTGGATGTGAAATACGGCTACATTCATGGGGAGGACAAGTTCTTCTTTATTTTGTCATACATCGATGTGTTCGACCGACAAATTGTCGGGTACCACATTGGACTGCGGTGTGAAGCCAAGGACGTCGTCATGACGCTACAAAGCGCGTTGTGGAAACGAAAGTTATTCACGGGTGAACAAGCCATGCCCGTGGTTCGTTCAGACAATGGACCACAGTTTGTCAGCCATGTGTTTGAGAAAGCGTGCGAGGACCTCAGAATCGAGCATGAACGGATTCCGCCAAAAACGCCGAACATGAATGCACACATCGAGTCATTTCATCGAGTGCTGGAGGATGACAGACTATCCACATGTGAGTTTGCGACATACGCAGAGGCGTACGAGACTGTGGACACGTACATGAAGTGGTATAACAGCGCTCGAATTCATTCAAGCATTCATTACTTGTCACCGATTGAGTTTCACCAACGGCATCTGACGAGCGGACTGATGCCAGTAAAACCAGTTCGCGTCTAATGCGCAAACGAGAAATCCTGGATGCGGATAAATGGGTGTCGGAATATTAAATCATTCTACAAAAAAGAGCGATTGTCCAATAAGAAGGGGTTGACCCGGGTTTGTCGAGCAAATCTGCTTCCAGTGCTCCTTCGGGAATCCCATGTATGCTAATACGTCTTCCTCTGCACGTTCCAGAACACCCATCGCTTTTGGAAACTTTCCTTGAAGTTGTTTCACAACGACAGATAATTGCTGTTTGGCGGCTTCCTGCGTCGGCTGCGCAAAGATGGTCCGGACAATGGATGAGACCATCGCTTGTGACGCTCTAGGCACCTGGCTGAGAATATTGCGCATTGTGTGGACACGACAGCGCTGCCAGGTCGCTCCAGTCAGCGCAGAAGCAATGGCACTACGCAGTCCTTCGTGCGCGTCGCTAATTACTAACTGTACGCCACGCAATCCACGTGCAATCAGACTGCGGATGAATGTGAGCCAAAACGCGCCGTCCTCGCTGGTGCCAATGTCAAATCCCAATACTTCACGCTCACCGGTGTTTCGCACACCAATGGCAATCACAAACGCCATGCTCTGCACCCGTCCGCCTTCTCGCACTTTCGGGAAAGTGGCATCTAGCCAAAGATATGGATACGTCCCCTCCAGCGGGCGGTTTTTGAA
Above is a genomic segment from Alicyclobacillus acidoterrestris containing:
- a CDS encoding DDE-type integrase/transposase/recombinase, with the translated sequence MTAPNQLWEVDVKYGYIHGEDKFFFILSYIDVFDRQIVGYHIGLRCEAKDVVMTLQSALWKRKLFTGEQAMPVVRSDNGPQFVSHVFEKACEDLRIEHERIPPKTPNMNAHIESFHRVLEDDRLSTCEFATYAEAYETVDTYMKWYNSARIHSSIHYLSPIEFHQRHLTSGLMPVKPVRV